One window of the Sphaerochaeta associata genome contains the following:
- a CDS encoding M55 family metallopeptidase, translating into MKIFISTDMEGIEGISSWNEMTTKEAWCAGLLKQELTYVISTLLAHADIEEVCICDSHSRGENLLYGSFSDERITHVKGYPRRNYMMEGLDESFDAVFLLGYHASIGSLNGGMDHSYSSSCIYRVRLNGREVGEVEINAYYAGMFGVPIALISGDDILEAQMKDFLKVPYVRTKEGMGRYAAKMYSPERVKQTFETQVQAFLTQKEFEVKRLDGEVTLEVDLATTVIADAVSIVPGIKRLDGRTVQYTSSRYEDIFHMILTIAMLGGKFAQYT; encoded by the coding sequence GTGAAGATATTCATTTCAACCGACATGGAAGGCATTGAAGGCATCAGTTCGTGGAACGAGATGACCACCAAGGAAGCTTGGTGTGCCGGGCTTCTGAAACAGGAACTCACCTATGTAATCTCGACGCTGCTCGCACATGCCGACATCGAGGAAGTCTGCATCTGTGATTCGCACAGCAGAGGGGAGAACCTGCTCTACGGCTCGTTCTCAGATGAGCGGATCACCCATGTGAAAGGCTACCCACGCCGCAACTATATGATGGAAGGCCTGGATGAAAGCTTCGATGCGGTCTTCCTGCTCGGCTACCATGCAAGCATCGGGTCGCTGAACGGCGGCATGGACCACTCCTACAGCTCGTCGTGCATCTATCGGGTGCGCCTGAACGGCAGGGAGGTGGGGGAAGTCGAGATCAACGCCTACTATGCCGGTATGTTCGGCGTCCCTATCGCCCTCATCAGCGGCGATGACATTCTAGAGGCCCAGATGAAGGACTTTCTGAAGGTTCCTTATGTTCGAACCAAGGAAGGAATGGGCCGCTATGCTGCAAAAATGTACAGCCCCGAACGGGTGAAGCAGACGTTTGAAACGCAGGTGCAGGCCTTCCTTACACAAAAAGAGTTCGAAGTGAAACGATTGGACGGTGAGGTTACGTTGGAAGTAGACCTGGCCACCACGGTCATAGCAGACGCGGTTTCCATCGTCCCGGGCATCAAACGTCTCGATGGAAGAACGGTGCAGTATACCAGCAGCAGGTATGAAGACATCTTTCATATGATCCTGACCATTGCCATGCTTGGTGGCAAATTCGCCCAGTATACATAA